taaaaggtgcactatgatTCTTTTCACAGGCctaaaaacaacagatcagAGCTCTTGGTACAAGCTATATCCGTTTGCTAATGTGAACTTTAGGTGTCCTTTAATGGAGAGGGATTTAAAATAACCAAATACAAGAACCAAATTGGCAGTCAAACAGTCCTAGAGTTCTagaataaatgacaaaatgacccAAATTGTTACCCAAAAAAACTTAGATTGCCCCTTAAGTGCGGTTTCTATAATATGTATGATTAAGTATGATGAGCTGCCTTCGTTGATACATCATAATTTACATGTCAGGTGATTAGAAGCTCTGCAGAACGCCCGAGTATTGACTGGTGAGCAGTGATTGCTGGcttaaagctttaaaatgcaGCACTGCCTCCAGACATCTTATCGCGACGTCATCGACCTCCGGATCGAACTTATTTGCGAAGAGCTGCTGTTGGCCCAGGACCCACGGGAGGTCCCCGGCTCCGTACACGCACACCGCCCTCCTGTACTGCCCGGTGCACGGACTGTACGGGGCCCCTTTCCTCACGTCACCCGCCAGATAGGCCCAGTTCACCACACGGGCGAGCGCGTGCATGTCCGTGGTGTCGTACTTGCTGTTCGCAGGAACTGATCCGGGAACAGTGGgcatcctctgcagggtggccCACAGGTGCTCGTCGGGGCTGTACGTGTCCTTCTCCCACTCCAGAAACTTCTGGACCTCTCCGTCCCGCATCACGTGTTCCACAAAGGCCCTCGAGACCACAAAGTAGGCGCTACCTGAGAACATGGGGCTGCTGATGGGTGGGGGGCTCTTTCTCACGTTTGTCCCGATGACGCTGCTGGTGACGTTGTGGTGGTACAGCCAGCGGTTCTTCTTGTAGTCGCTGGTGACTTCGGTCTCCAGGCTGTTCCTCCCGTTCAGGGTTTTCAGCGTCTGGACCATCTCCCTGTTGGTTTTGATGGGGAAGTCGGTCCCGCAGGTGTTCAGCAGGTACTTCCACCGGACAGGCGATCTCAGCAGGTCTTCCATGCAGTTTAGATCAGCCTGCACCCGGGACCATGACGCGTATATGACTGTTTCTAATTTACTGGCCACAAACACATTAGGAAAGCAGGAGACAATTGCCCCCACGGACGCCTGAAATTCTTTTGAGGCCTTCTGGTCCACGTGCACACAGTAGATGTTCTGAGGGGTGTAGATGGCTCGCAGGAGCCGCTCGAACATCTCGATCTTCTCGTGGATCACCATGGAGTAGGCGATGGGGAAGTCTATCTCCTCTTCACTGAGAGGAACCGTAAAGAAACCTCTGTTTTCCACATAAGCCGCACAGTCTTTGGTCACATTGAGGTAGGAGTCCTCAGATAGAATGGCCTTTCTTGTCCTGGAGGACAGCAGCACTTCTAATTCCCCGCTCATGCCCTCCGTGTCCCCACTGATGATGGCCGAGCAGCCAGGCAAGTCAACAGAGAGCTGCTCTGGTATCCTGTGATCAGACACCGCCTGCCTGTTAGAAGCGGAGTCCCAGACtaggaaaaaaaggaacatacccatgaggatgagagggaggCACCTCAGCGACCTTACAGGAGACATGTCTTTGGCTTGAGGTGATATTGAGACCGGTGGCCTTCTTGTCCTTCAGTGCGAGTGAGATCAAATGAGGAGATGCCACAACGCTCCCATTTATTAAAAGGAGCACAGGAAGAATCAGCCTCCAAAGTAGGTGTGTCAAACAAAGGTGTGGAAGAAACTGCTGCGGAAAATCTTGGACTAAGTAAATAGGATCTCGCCAATTGCATGTGCAAACTGCCAATGATGTATTAACTGAGAATACAGGTGGAGTAAAAAGACAACACCTTCAGATGACAGAAAACTTTGCCTTGAAGTTTGTTCATGTATTGTGTGCACATAATGTAACTGCACCGTCACTTGTCATATAATCAGTTCATTCATGTTGGTGAGTCAAGTAAGACCTCAGGTTCACCGTCGCTGAGGTGAGCCTGAGACCACCGAAAGCATCAAGTGAAAaaggttttttatttaatttatttctctaTTTACACCATATCATGCAGATTTTCGGTGATTACACATGATCGTTTGTTCGACGATTTAACAAATAGAGTAAAAAAagacatatacatacatatacacatatatgtattttttttttcaccgttTGCTCACAAATGCCTCATCTAAGAATGTGCATTGTACAGATACAGGCACTTTGTAGAATAAAAGAAACACCCGAatgcaaaaagcaaaacataacaacGGAAAAAATGCAACTACATTCTCATCTAAACATTAAGTAAACTATTTGAGTTCTCCCGTCAGTCTTGATGATGTGAACATCCACAATACATTCTTCTGTTACTGTAACATCTGGGGGGGTATATTAAGAAGCAAGTTCAACATAGCAAGGCTTTTATTTGCATGAGCTGGCTCAACCGAaccaaaaaccccaaacaaatgtgatgaGTATCACTACTGTGTGAACAGTTTTTCCTTCATAAGGCTCCTATAAAAAGGGGCGTTTTAATGTTTGTATCATTTGACTCTTCTTCCGCACAAAATGGACCGACTGTGTGCCGGCTCACTCAACCTGGAgcagttttctttattttgtaaaataaaactcTGCATCACCAACTGAACGCTTAGAGGTTCACCTGGCAAATAAGCACAACTCAATGCAAACAGTTTGCTCTGCTGTAAATATACGGCTTTGTTTGACATTACCAATGTATATGCTTCAGCATGTTTAAGTATGTAACATTATAAACCTGTCTTTAGAGTCAACATACAGTACCTTAGTAGCTCATTAATCTTGCTTTGTAATACACCCCTCTGGTATGACTGTGTCTAAGATTGACTGAGACACGTGTTCTCATCCACACCCTGGTCTGCATCTGTGTCCTGCTCGTGGATGAAGCTGTAGCGCCTATAAACCGATCCACCTTTGCTGGTGTACACCACATCCACCTCGTCTCCGCTGTCCGGCTCCGGCACACCGTGGGGCATGCTgatgctgccgctgccgctCAGTCTCTCATAGCTCTGGCTCCAGCAAAGCCTCTTCCTGGCATGGGTCTTAACCAAGGCAAACACAGCCAGAGCCAACCCCAACGCCAGCAGCAGTGCGATAGGCAAGGCGGCTGAGGTGTGCTTCAGAGCTCTAGACGACATGTTCAGGTCTGTCTCCTGATCCTGTCCTGACTTGGGTTGGGGCGCCTCCACACACAGagctagaagaaaaaaaactggcttTAGTTCACGATCATATCCAAACAATGCCATGTTTCTTATGATTGACAGGGTCTCTACCGGAGCGgctgtcacaaacacagcaatcGGTGTTATTCCCTCCAGGATGGCAGCAGCGGGCACACCGGTTCTCCACAGCGTGGAGAGCAGAGTCTCGGTGACAGGTCAGACACTGGTCTGGCCTGGGGCCGGTGCAATGCCTACACGAGCTGTCACATGGCTCACAGGTTTCCTATAACGGTTCAATTTAAAACGTCATTGTACagagtaaataaaagaaaaacattaagcCAGTCAGCAATGTGGGAACAGAGATGTGGCTTTTACTGACATCTGCTATAAGTACCTGCCTGaacttaaaaatataaaaaaaaatatttattaacaGTTTTAAACCGTAATTCTGCACTAGAACATATATGTAAATTATTGTGATCTATATTGCAACTTGAGTAATGATTTTAgttggacattttcattttcactgaaaaaaaaaaaggtggtgaTTTGATTTTTGCTAGAATATCGTGGAACAATATTTCAGTTCGGTGTGCAGCCCTTAAAAACTgagcaacaacaaaagataAAGTTTGGGAAAGTTAGCGAGTATTTAGCACTTAACACTTTATCCTGATAAGATGCCacataagatttaaaaaaaaaaaaaataggctaTCAAAAATGTAGGGGCGAGCCTATCACCAAAGTAACTGACCAGTGCTGCTTGGTGATAGCTATCCTTGGCTTTAGCTGGCTAcaattagctaattagctaatggctCAATTAGCTGTAGAGCCAGTTGTGCTAGAGCTTGCTTGGACCAAGCTCAGCTCAGGGGAGTCTCCACTAGGAACAGAGTTTGACTAAGTTAAGAGGCAGTTAGCTCACCTTGgtttagtatttttttctctttgataaGCAATGGTATTTCCTTCTTTGACATCGagttcattttgttcatttatcaaTCTGAAAGCTCAAACAGAGCTAGTGAAATGCAGCAACAGGGCAGCCAGagctagttggttagcatgctaatttcagtagATATGTctacaacacagtacatagactTCTTAACATTCTCATGTTTTGAACTAAATTGTTATCCTGATCTTCCAGATTTTtccttcaggtttttttttacagccccTACATATTCATTTCAATCTGCACAACAAGCAAGAGTTCATATTTAGCACTTACTTTATCTTGATTAACAGTGCTCTGTCCACATCAGCaaacaataatacaatacaatacaataactGTCACACATTGATGTGTGACTCAAAGATAAGAGCATACCTCTGCCGAGAAGTATCGCCCCTCCTCACAACGTGGGTAGCAGACTTTGTCCTTTAAAGTGTTGCCCCAATCGCATGTCACGCAACCCTGAGGTGAGGCATctgcaaacacgcacacatacacaatctgTTTCCTGACAAATCAGTTCCAATGTTGATACACAGGGAGGATAAAGACCATAAGTGCTTATCCGGCAGATGTTTTAACAAACAATTAGAACAAAGCAGAGGATGTCATATCTGTACCTGTGCAGGTCTGACAGCTAGTGTGGCACTGTTTGCAGATGTCATCAAGCTGATAGAAGCGATGTGGACAATGCTTGACACACAACTTGGTGCCTTGCAGCTCCAGAAGAGGAGGTGAACAGGCCCGGCAGGACTCAGGCCCTGGTCCTGTACACCGCTCACAGGACCGGTCACATTTCTCACAGTGGGAGCCCTCTCTGTAATACCTGACACAATGGACCTTAGAGTTAAAAATAGTCATGATgaattgacagaaaaaaagaaaaaaagaatcccaCAACTTCACCAAAAATGGGCTGAAACCACaggaaattttgaaaaaataataatagaaataataataatttgcaaGAATATTAATCATAATTAATGACCAGCAGTTTCATGATTTCAAAGGAAGTTGCTCTACTGCTGATGATACTCCACATAAATGAAAGAcagtggctgtgtttttttttttgtgtgtgtgttttggttccACTAGATAAAAGGTGTGGAGGAAGTTCAACAGTTCAACAAGTCCCGCAGTAATACAAAGTAAACATTTTCCACTCAATGATCAGCCTTGTACCCTGTGGGACAGTGAGTAACACAGAGCTGAAGGAGACGCAGGTATCCTTGGGAGCAAGTGAGACAATCTCTTGGTGAAGCACCAGTGCAGGTGGAACAGGCGCGGTCACAAGGCA
This sequence is a window from Acanthopagrus latus isolate v.2019 chromosome 8, fAcaLat1.1, whole genome shotgun sequence. Protein-coding genes within it:
- the gcnt3 gene encoding beta-1,3-galactosyl-O-glycosyl-glycoprotein beta-1,6-N-acetylglucosaminyltransferase 3, with the protein product MSPVRSLRCLPLILMGMFLFFLVWDSASNRQAVSDHRIPEQLSVDLPGCSAIISGDTEGMSGELEVLLSSRTRKAILSEDSYLNVTKDCAAYVENRGFFTVPLSEEEIDFPIAYSMVIHEKIEMFERLLRAIYTPQNIYCVHVDQKASKEFQASVGAIVSCFPNVFVASKLETVIYASWSRVQADLNCMEDLLRSPVRWKYLLNTCGTDFPIKTNREMVQTLKTLNGRNSLETEVTSDYKKNRWLYHHNVTSSVIGTNVRKSPPPISSPMFSGSAYFVVSRAFVEHVMRDGEVQKFLEWEKDTYSPDEHLWATLQRMPTVPGSVPANSKYDTTDMHALARVVNWAYLAGDVRKGAPYSPCTGQYRRAVCVYGAGDLPWVLGQQQLFANKFDPEVDDVAIRCLEAVLHFKALSQQSLLTSQYSGVLQSF